From the Lactuca sativa cultivar Salinas chromosome 9, Lsat_Salinas_v11, whole genome shotgun sequence genome, the window TGATAGTCAGCGGTTGCTCCCCAATAGAACGGGTTATCTAGGTTGCGGTAATTGTAGCATGCTTGGAAGGGATTTGGTGcgtctcgctagttcggagtggcatagtgttagagatggattggttagatccctagctatggcaggcttgggttccttagcagaatgattatggaatggcagcaaagatcgggatctcttttgagtatcgagcaacaaggggtaagcaggatcgaagtgggggagaaccctccgggtaTACTTGGATAAGAGTCacgtagactcagaatgagtgtgcggcctttgagaagaaatggtagtagcacagtgatggatggattaagaagttcagaattgggagttcgagaacttttcccaacagttagttcatgtaatcgagatggttagaagctggttgagaatccaggattggaggaccacctgtagggGCTCAAGTGaatcggaatgaggatcctgagagcagttagcaagagatgttttcgtactAGTAGCCAATGTCAGAGTCAGCATGCAGGGTTGTGTAAATTCAaaagttgggagtttggaaacttcccaacaatagcttcttgtatctggattagtagacggttggtttgggaaccaagccgaagagttcctcgacgaagcgctaagtatatcaaggatataagatgtcgaggatgatgcagtatTCAAAGGCTGAGGGCTGTTTTgagaaatcgggatgaggaatcactagcggggctagggatagtcaggatgttctcgagatagtagtagtgttgtaagtctgcgggggtagccgtagcattcactagcagtcaggtagcagtagtagtgttttaagtctgcgggggtagccgtagcattcactagcagccagatagcatTAGAGGGTTGTgagtccgcgagcgtagtcgcagcctttttatcagattggtaggtagcatgagcgcgtgttagacgcgggaaagcagtagtacccactagttcgggtgcagcagtgaggatatgggaatccacgggttagatttcggatttcccaaatggatcagttatggctaagtcagcaatttgggctatagatcgtcacatcagtcatgagatcagagtagcagtggaccgttgggggttcgggtatgttgcgggctaccgtcagtctgagagccatcatgttgttagtcgtggaattgatgatgtcaggatgtgacgtatggacccgatcggttggatcggaaggttgctagagccacagtgacaggataaccagtggaaactagtcctagaggaagatttcgttcagaagtcgtggaagcgactaagtgaggagtcccttgactccacagttgggttggagttcagtgtttcagccagttcagtgtttcaggcagctcagtgtttcagccagttcagtgtttcaggcagctcagtgtttcagtcagttcagtgtttcaggcagctcagtgtttcagccagttcaatgtttcagtcagtttagtgtttcaggcatgttcagtattgcaggcagttcagtgtttggaaggtttcagggttttgggtcagtattgtatttgcgttggaatgcaagtgctgacgatatagttggttgatttggaaatggcaagtccttctcagcaggatcagttgagccttttgccgagtataagtgatctgtaaggatagctaggcaggtagcttttcattcaggagggaaggctcgagtaagtaggagatgagtaatcaggtgggataaaagcaagctggttccagcagcatcgtttcagtatgagcgacaggatggatagaacagttatagataatcgaagtatcttcaggagtcgctggaagagactaggagtttgcgatggagtgtagtgaccggtgggagtccggtaactaagatatagggagattggttagaccagagtagtctcagtacatccggtaggcggatgggaggcAGTAGGATTTTCAGTCGCaggaagtaacgttgaggaaattatgggaaagagaaggattcagtatgttCTATCGGTAGTGATCGGCACTGTGAGTGGCCGGAGTGATGGGAAAAAGGGTGATGGATTTTCCATGACAGAGAGTGTGAGGCAGCTCGCAGgcagttgatcatagcaaacttcgaggacgaagtttagtttaagtgggggagagttgtaacaccccaaagtttggaaagtcaagaaaagaaagaagacctcaattttaaggagagactcggcgagttcaaggagggactcggcgagtccgagcgggatccaggttgaggtgttagcgaccgactcggcgagtcggccaaggagactcgacgagttgggtctgaacgaggaaaaccctaaatccgggacttggagcctatttaagcgtctcattctctttcctagggttcctttagtaCCTCTTTACCCCCAGAACATCAACCCTAGCCGCcgtatccgtttttgagctagatcttgcattgAAGAGAGCACtataagcttggagaaggaagaaaagccttgggagtgcaagaagggactgtagatccgagattgagaagacatttcagatcaattggaggtaataagctgttgattggactccctttgcatctagatctattcttatgtgtgagttttggtcattattggtatgatttgtaaccaattcgagttggaggttcagatatgaggttgctacctcagatccatgttggtgtTGGTCTTGAATCCcttaaagtatcagcccttggtatgttgatgaagcatgtttgccataaaccctagtttagtgtgttttgagcatagatctctcaatctacacgtaaagtttgccactttacatggggAATAgaccctagaagtatggatctatgagttggaagttctgtttggctcgaaaagccactgcatggattgaggactggatagactcggcgagtccttcgagtggactcggcgagtagcttgaagatgaggaggaactcgacgagttggatgaacaacccgacgagttggttgaagattgccttggactcggcgagtctattagtggactcggcgagtcagatcgtgaaacctcaaacccttcgagttgagactcgaatcagtgagtcgggtggtgactcagtgagttggacaggacaggacttggagctagttggactcggcgagtcatggactgactcggcgagtcgggtcgcgaataagaaagaccctgagcttatgaactcggcgagtctttaggaagactcggcgagtagggttgacctggaaggttgactttgaccagagttgacttagttgactgtcagactaagtgttatatgtatattgatagctcaaagagctagaggagcagcggttcaggagattgtcgagtagcagccagaggtttatcagtaGGGCTccgcagttcaggtgagtttccttccagtaggaacgggtctaaggccacaatgccggtccgtttagctagcagtagtttcggatgttgatctggtacagtagttagtatgtttgatgccttcgtggctcagacaggaattatgtgttatgtgttccgggctacggcccgatgtagtatgcagtatatgagAGTTTATGCCagtgatatgttatgttatgctgtgttcagttaccttcggacttcggtccgatggaggggacaaggtcccagacagttagcttcggacttcggtccgatggaggggacaaggtcccagacagttagcttcggacttcggtccgatggagggggcaaggccccagtcagttagcttcggacttcggtccgatggagggggcaaggccccagtcagttagcttcggacttcgatccgatgtcagcttcggacttcggttcgatgtagggggcaaggccccagtcagttagcttcggacttcggttcgatgtcagcttcggacttcggttcgatgtagggggcaaggccccagatagtccggacttcggtctgatgcagtgggcaaggcccaatatgtgatttatatgtttttgtgtggtatgtggtagattgggggagctcactaagcttcgtgcttacggttttcagtttttggtttcaggtactcggttttcaaaataggagctcgggaagattgcagagcacacaccatagtcagttagcctggaaatgtttgactctgataatgatattatgttttgaatttaatactcaaaagttatgtttgactcaTGATGCGttgttataaatctatttttagtaatgtataaaagaaatttttagtcatgatttttgggtcgttacaaccaTCCGTGCAAggataatgtggtagccgacgcccagAGCCGTAGAGCAGAGAGTGCTCCGATTCGAGATGTGTGCATGAGAATGATAGTGATGACTCCAATTTTAGATACCATTTGAGAGGCCCAGGTGGTGGACATGAGATCGGAGAGTCGCAAGAAAGAACGGGTGATTGGGCAAGTGTCCGAGTTTTTGCTCGATAATCGAGGGCTTATTACTTTCCGGGGGCAGATTTGGGTGCCCTGCACTGGTGGAGCTTGccgtattttgatggaggaggcgcatagatcgagattctcgatccacccaggagccactaagatgtacttggacctgaagagagattattgttggccctatatgaagagggacgtggcttgggtagttgagaggtgcttgacgtaTCGTCAGGTTAAGGCCGATCACCAGCGTCCTCATGGTCCATTGCAGTCTctggagattccccagtggaagtgggaacatatttccatgGACTTTATCACTAAGTTGTCAAGGACTACGCgtggagtcgatgcaatttgggtgattgtagaccggctgacgaagagcgctcatttcctcgctatcagcgagagctcttctgcagagaaatTGGCCGAGATTtgtgtgagagaggtggtagctcaacatggagtgccgaccttaATAGTGTCAGACTGAGAcgtgcattttacttccaggttctggaagaaatttcatgatgagttgggtactcggTTGCACTTTAGCACCACATACCATCCACAGACAGATGGACAAAgcgagtggacgattcagacgctttaGGACATGCTACGAGCATGTGTGATGGACTTCGGAAGAATTTGGGATACTTATTTTCCCTtgactgagttttcttacaacaacaaccatcattcgagtatgggtatgcctccctttgagcttctttatgagcaaacgattcagacgcttgaggacatgctaacagagggtacgctgggcgtactaggctcagagtgaaaaccctaatttagggtggacccctatttaaaggatatgatggcctcatttctggccaccattctcagtcaccaaccctcctaaaccctagttttcgttcttagagcttgtgagtgcattaGAGAGCCTTAGGAGCATTCTTGAGTTACTTTGGAGTGAAGAAGGTGTCTTGAAGAAGAATGAGTGGGATTTCAGGCCTTGGATCTGGGCTTATCTTAGTGtggagcttcattttgaggtataaagctcagaactttctcactcttttggttTTTGCATCTTGATAGAGTAttctagggttttgtcccaaaaattggagactttatgtgatattGCACTCGAGAGACCATGATCCACCCCTTTTGAGAAATTCATGATTTAaagtattaaataaataaaatattgtaATTTGAAAGTCTTGTAAAAATATGACATAATTTACATGGTTGATTGAAGATGTATATGACTAGTCGATGCTTTTCTGATTAGTTATAAAACACAAATACATTGTATCAAAAACcatttacacaaaaatataataaaaagacAAAATGTTGTTCAACACAACACAAAACGGTGTTCATATTTCTCTTTTGTGTATTAGATtcaagtattttaatataaatcttTAATTTCAATTAAATGTCTCTTTTATATATAACAcgatttaagatatatatatatatatatatatatatatatatatatatatatatatatatatatatatatatatatatatatatatatatatatatatatatatatatatatatatgaaaatttagTTATCAATGTACATCGAATAAAAGACAAACGAACAATACAATAACTTACGTTGCTAAATGTTTTTGTATGGTATGCCATGTACAATAAATAAAAGATAACGAAATTCACACCATCCTAAATGTATACTTAATTTTTGAATTCATCATTAGCAATATGAGCCATACCATCGAGGGGGCATTTCAACATGACAGTTCATAGGCCAACAAAAGATAACTTGTTTAAGAGAAAAGCCATGCATGCATCCCTACAAAATCACCTTCCATGGTCCCTTCATATGTTCTTGTGCCTTCCCATGGCCATGTCAAAATGTTGTCTTCTTCCTCACCCCCGAACCCTACTATTCCTTCTTCAACATCAAAATCCCAATTCCAATCCCAATCACCCGTGTTACATGAATCTGTTGATGAGCTTGCTGTACCACCAACTTCCATATTTTCGCTTCCTATGGAAGCAATATTGTTTCTTTCGTTTCCACCAATTACGGTTTTCATGGAATCACTTCCATTTGGTGTTTCTTCCTCACCAATGGCAACATCCATCAAGACTCTATCTTTTTCTGTTTCCTCCTCTGTTGACAAAACCCCATTCGGATTCATTAACCCGTCTTTATCCTTAACGTCAATAAAGCTAAGGATATCCTCATAAACCACCTCATCTCCGCTTTCATGCCTTTCCACATCCTCAGGCCAATAGTCCATGGTTTGTCCATCCTTTGAGTACCGGTGATAGCTAGCGGCACTAGGGTCCACGTAATAGTCGCTTTCTTTATCTGCATGCGGTGTCAATGGTGATTTGGGAATCTGACTATTGACAAACTTGGTTTGTTGTTTTATAGGTAGTTCCCGTTGCACCTTTGATGAAGTCGCAGCAAGAACAACCTTATGGTCATTGGCACTAGTATTACTTGACGAGGATCTATAAGTTTCGTTGATCTTCATGGTGGACCGACTTGTTCTTCCTTTGCGTTTGTTGAAGTTGTGTGATGGTAGGTCAGATGGGATTCGCATTGGCAGGGAGTTTGACAACTTTCTTGAAGGGATAATTTTCCGGCTGAGGTGGGAGTTCCAGTAGTTTTTGATTTCGTTGTCTGTTCGCCCAGGCAAGTGGGCAGCTATCAAAGACCACCTGCGAAGAAGCTAGCATGTTAAATGCTGactataaaatattataatatttctCGCGATTGATTAATTATATTTGACACTTTCTGAGGTGAGATGTGAGTTACACAAGAGAAGAGTACTGTTTCGGTTTTCTAGTGACTTTGTGTATTGTATGGGTGTTGCTAACCCTGTTGTCATTATCTTTAAAAACCAAACAGGATGTCTATATAGAAAAATGTCATTGGTCTTAATTAACGAGGGATGAAAAGACAGGGGGCCGCTATTAATAAAGGAAAAACAATATCATGTGAATAATGCAATAAGTttaaatacatatatatttaaTAGTGTATAGAGAGCGGTGATGAATTAATGACTGACCTGTTACCTAAAGATACATGTAGCCTAGTTATGACATCTTCTTCCTCCTTTGATATATTTCCTCTCCTTACATCAGATCTCAAATAGTTGATCCACCTCAGCCTGCAACTCTTGCCACACCTCAACAATCCTACACGTATGTATGTTTAATCATGTTACCAGaaagaacttttttttttttaatcgaaAAAGACATTTGAAAGGCATTTCTGTATATATACATACGTACCAGCATTTTTGGGTAAAGAACGCCAACAGCCTTCGCCATGAGCTTGGATGTAATTGGATAGTATCTCGTCTTCTTGGGCAGTCCACCTTCCCCTCTTCAACCCTACTTTCTCACAACATGGCGCTCTTCCCATTTTTTTCCTCTCAAAAACACAAACACAAATTGGGCAGTATTTGATATTTACAATAACTCCAATGCACGTATAGACGTATATATAGTATGTAGTATATAAAAGATTGTTAAAAGGAAGTCTATGAAACCATGTACATAGAGAGAGAGTGGCGTTTTTGTATTTAATGAAtgaaaatgaaatgaaaaaagAGAGTGATGTGATGTGTGAGTGTGTGCGGTGGAATGGTTAGCCACGACTGATGTTGTACTGGTAATAGCCAAGTCCTTTGTCGTGGCTTCTTCACTGTCTAGGGGTAGTGACGGGGCATCCATCTCCCACGTTGATCGTCGCCACTCTCCACATTTTTTCATCTGCTCAACCCCCTTTCCTAATTCACTTCCTCCGACACACCTCCCACTTACCACTAATCAGCATTCTTCTTTACCAAAAATAGAGTAAGACAAAGCTTTTTGAATTTTGTGTCTATCAAGaaaaatcttttatatatatatatatatatatatatatatatatatatatatatatatatatatatatatatatatatatatatatatatatatatatatatatatatatattgagaccATGCTAATTTTGTAAAATACGGTAAtaccaaatttaaaaataattttaaaatacaaaacaaaagaaaaaatcaaaaaaaaatttaattattattttcggtattttaattacctaaaaattaataattattaatcaattattttagataggtcattttaaataaattattaattaaaagatgtatcaaaattttaaaattattataacttcaaatttaacctataattagaaaatataactttgaaatttgaaattagttGCCTTATATATCTACAtgacatatgttataatattaatgaaaagttatattaaaatgaCACTTGGTAAaaagagattaaaactattcatttgtttgaataggaatatatatatatatatatatatatatatatatatatatatatatatatatatatatgaaaaagttcaatagagaaccattactAATAAGGGAACCAATTCAAAACATCGAAATTTAAAGCGATTAACGGTAAAAGAAAggttgtagacttttacaatTGACGCACATGCACCGGATTATAACAAAAAACTCACTTCttttttatcatttaaaatttttttagtccatgttttttataaaaaaaaaatgaatatacctttgttcatgatttttcgtcgtctttccatagagatccattTCATTTAAGAACATATGAAAACACCTAAAATGTTGAGAACAGCTCTGGACCAATCAATATATAAGAACAtcttaataattatatattttaattaaattgaaataaaataaaattcaattaAAATCCCTAGAATTTTGGAATTAGTTACCaaaagcaagaaatattcgattttttatttttcttattaatgaaatataaaaacatttttaccaaaatttattttaaaactgaaaaaagtttaatttttatgtttctattatttcatgtttttttttccaaaaaaatgaaTATAAATTCAATCCCAAATCAATTCATTTGTATTCATAAATGGAAATTTTCTTCAAAAAACCTAGTATAACTCCAATTACAAATAAATACACATCAATTTACAAATAATCCAATGCatctttttcataaaaaaataaaaatagtgtaAAATTATCATTTGTTTATAAAAtgaatacctctaatcataaataaatatatatactcattcacacatgaatacattgttattcataaataaataatcattAACACATGAATACACTGATATTCACAAATAAATACACTgctatttataaataaataaaaaataaaaatattgtaaaaattatcatttcttaATAGAAtgaatacctctaatcataaataaatacactcaTTGATCAAACATGAATACATttctattcataaataaatacagtCATTCACACATAAATACACTGATATTCATAAAGGAATATAATGCTATTCATAAGTAAATATAAATTCTATCATTaatgaatacaccaaaatataatACACTTTTTCATTCTCCTCTAGCTCAAATTCTTTACCTTTTATCTTCTCAAAAAA encodes:
- the LOC111889713 gene encoding transcription factor MYB111, giving the protein MGRAPCCEKVGLKRGRWTAQEDEILSNYIQAHGEGCWRSLPKNAGLLRCGKSCRLRWINYLRSDVRRGNISKEEEDVITRLHVSLGNRWSLIAAHLPGRTDNEIKNYWNSHLSRKIIPSRKLSNSLPMRIPSDLPSHNFNKRKGRTSRSTMKINETYRSSSSNTSANDHKVVLAATSSKVQRELPIKQQTKFVNSQIPKSPLTPHADKESDYYVDPSAASYHRYSKDGQTMDYWPEDVERHESGDEVVYEDILSFIDVKDKDGLMNPNGVLSTEEETEKDRVLMDVAIGEEETPNGSDSMKTVIGGNERNNIASIGSENMEVGGTASSSTDSCNTGDWDWNWDFDVEEGIVGFGGEEEDNILTWPWEGTRTYEGTMEGDFVGMHAWLFS